The segment CCTCGACACGCACCCCGGGGTCGATGGTCAGGGTCGCAGTCGAGCAGATCGTGACATCCCCTTCCACAACATAAGGGGACCCGCCGAGATTCCAGACAGTGTCCTCACAAATGGTTCCTCCCGGAACACTGGTCTGTGCGGAGGAAGATCCAGCGGCAGTGGCAAGCAGGATCACGGCAAGTAGCGGTACCGAACGGCTTCCTGAAACGACCATTCCCCTTACGCCCCTTTCAGCTCTTGTTCCGGTTGGACCCACTGCCCGCAGAAGCAAAAACAGTGCCAGCCAACAAGGCCGTTGACCCAATGCACGCGAGGCCCGCCGCGCACGACTTCGACGCCGTGACGGACGTGGCCCCGTTGCAACCGGCCGTGTGGCAAAGAGCTCGGACAGCGAGCTACCCGGCGTGTGCAGCCCTGGCCATCGCGCGAGAGATGCCCCCTCCCCGCAGTCGTTCATCCCGGTGTATCACGACGGAGACAGAACGACCGCCATAGCCTCAGGGGAGAGACATACCCCGCGGCCCTGTTGCGGAGTCATCCTGGTCGTAGTCATCGAGAACCGGTCCAGCGGGCAGGCGCTCCCCGGCCGGCGCGACAGTTGGCATCAGCGGCGGCGCGACGGGGGGGGCGGGCCATCCCTTCGCTCGGGAGGCTTCATTTTTCGGCCCCAGGTGTAGTCGATGAACGCCGCCTCGACTTCGAAGGCGGTTCTCTCATCCATGCCGTGGCGGTGAATGAGAGGGGCAACCTCGAACCCGGCAAGCCGTATTTCCCGGATGCGCCTGAGCTTGTTATCGATCTCGTCGCCTTCGAGTCCCTTCTCGGCACGGATGTGACTGAACACGCAATTGCCCTAACCCTTGCCGATGTAGAAGGTCTCTCCATTTCGAGGATCGATGAGCCGGTAGACGTAGGTCTTCAGCTTTCGCGCGCCCCCTGTCGGAAACGACTCCACTTCCCGCGTTTTCATATTCATCCTGGACCGAACCCCATGTCAGGCCTTTCGCGGAGCGCCCGCGCCGCCCGGCGCTTGCTCCGAATGCCTTACGGCTCCTCGCAGCGCAAGGCGGGAACTTTCCGGAACTTCCGGACGGCAGGGGTGAGGAGGGTGGCGTCGTGGACGAGAACCGTCGCGGCCACGATCAGATCGTGCGGCCGGAGACCGGTCTCCCGCGGCTCGAGGGTGAGGCGAAGGGCCGCGTGGCGTGCCGCCGCGCGGGCGTCGAACGGGACGATCTCGAAGGGGAACAGAAAGCGTTCGACGACTGGCAGAGCCCGTTCCCGCCGGCGACTCTTTTCTGCGGCCAGCAGAAGCTCGGCGTGAACGATGGCGGGAATCTTGATCGCGGAAGGCGTCAGCCCCTGGAGCCGCTTCACCAGGGTGGGGGCGCGGCCCGCAAGAGCGTCGAGGCAAATGGCGGTATCGAGGAAGAAGTTCATCCGCCGGTCTTCCTCCCGTGCGGGTCCTCGCCCCCTCTGCCCTGGGCCGGGGGCTCCAGGTCGTCCGCCGGAAGGCTGCCGAAGAGGTCGAAGTAATCCCGCGGCCAGGTCTGCTCCAGGCTCCGGCTGAGAGTCGTGACCACCCAGCGGGAGACGGAGAGGTGGGCCTGCCGTGCGGCGGCTTCGATTTTCCGGCGCGTCTCTTCGTCGACGTAGAGCGTCAGTTGCGCCATGGGTTGTCCTCCCGGGGGTTTTGCATCCGGCCGCCGGCAAGTATACGCCCACATATACTCCCCTCCCAGGTCCAGCCCTCGCCGCGCTCCCGCCCGGAACGGGGGGCGCACCTTCCATGGGCCCGCGCCACGCCCGCCCCCCGCCGCTCTGGATCGCGGATACGACCCCGGCTAGACTCCCGGAAACCTGCCGCCGGAGCCACCTACGAGTGAACCCAGAGCCCCCACGTCGCACCCCGCTGACTCGCGCCCGGCAACGGTTCGAGGCTTTCATGGCCCACGACGGCCTGATGCACCGCGTGGCGCG is part of the Acidobacteriota bacterium genome and harbors:
- a CDS encoding type II toxin-antitoxin system VapC family toxin, whose product is MNFFLDTAICLDALAGRAPTLVKRLQGLTPSAIKIPAIVHAELLLAAEKSRRRERALPVVERFLFPFEIVPFDARAAARHAALRLTLEPRETGLRPHDLIVAATVLVHDATLLTPAVRKFRKVPALRCEEP